A genomic window from Anguilla rostrata isolate EN2019 chromosome 14, ASM1855537v3, whole genome shotgun sequence includes:
- the setb gene encoding SET nuclear proto-oncogene b, producing MSASAAKVSRKELNSNHDGADETSEKEQQEAIEHIDEVQNEIDRLNEQASEEILKVEQKYNKLRQPFFQKRSELIAKIPNFWVTTFVNHPQVSALLGEEDEEALHYLTRVEVTEFEDIKSGYRIDFYFDENPYFENKVLSKEFHLNESGDPSSKSTEIKWKAGKDLTKRAGQTQNKAGKKRQHEEPESFFTWFTDHSDAGADELGEVIKDDIWPNPLQYYLVPDMEDEEGEGEDDDDDDEEEEGLEDIDEEGDEDDGEEDEEDDDGEEGEDDGEDD from the exons ATGTCGGCCTCGGCGGCGAAAGTGAGTCGAAAGGAGCTGAACTCAAACCATGACGGAGCGGACGAGACCTCCG AAAAAGAGCAACAGGAAGCCATCGAACACATCGACGAAGTACAGAACGAAATTGACAG ATTGAACGAACAGGCCAGCGAGGAGATTTTGAAAGTAGAACAGAAATACAACAAGCTACGCCAGCCCTTCTTCCAGAAGCGGTCAGAACTGATCGCCAAAATCCCCAATTTCTGGGTCACGACGTTCGTCAATCACCCACAGG TCTCTGCTCTTCTCGGTGAGGAAGACGAGGAAGCTCTTCATTACTTGACCAGAGTCGAGGTGACAGAGTTTGAAGACATCAAGTCGGGTTACAGAATAGATTTC taCTTTGACGAAAACCCATACTTTGAAAACAAAGTTTTATCCAAAGAGTTCCACCTGAATGAAAGCGGGGATCCTTCTTCCAAGTCCACAGAGATCAAATGGAAAGCAGGAAAG GACCTGACGAAGCGTGCCGGTCAGACGCAGAACAAGGCGGGGAAGAAGAGGCAACACGAAGAGCCTGAGAGCTTCTTCACCTGGTTCACCGATCATTCCGACGCCGGAGCCGACGAGCTGGGAGAGGTCATAAAGGACGACATCTGGCCCAATCCCCTACAGTACTACCTG GTCCCAGACATGGAAGACGAAGAAGGAGAGGGCGAGGACGACGATGACGAcgacgaagaggaggaaggtCTCGAGGACATCGACGAAGAGGGGGATGAGGACGAcggagaggaggatgaagaggatgatgatggggaggaaggggag gaTGACGGCGAGGATGATTAA
- the LOC135239830 gene encoding palmitoyltransferase ZDHHC12-B-like isoform X1 — protein sequence MFKNVFGSGFLVRTAHVILTWVTTLILFLHDTDLRKQEETGELAQPVLFVTLVLLSVLLYFAVSLMDPGFVLADDDDGEAKLTLGTGEEHQDMLSQSAKSLRQRRCSLCLLQQPMRAKHCQTCKHCVRRYDHHCPWIENCVGERNHRWFVLYLGVQLLALIWGLFIAWSGFSPAPTWDLWLRGNGLLLAAASIMGVVSVVVVLLLGSHLYLISHNATTWEFMSRPRISYLRHCGADQNPFDRGAPANLWSFFCVWGIVSWEQMYFREPNDHA from the exons ATGTTTAAGAATGTGTTCGGGTCCGGGTTCCTTGTGAGGACCGCACATGTTATCTTGACATGGGTGACAACACTGATACTCTTCCTTCACGACACGG ACTTGCGGAAGCAGGAGGAGACGGGCGAGCTGGCGCAGCCGGTGCTGTTCGTGACGCTGGTTCTGTTGTCGGTGCTGCTCTACTTCGCCGTCTCGCTTATGGACCCCGGCTTCGTGCTGGCCGACGATGACGATGGTGAGGCTAAG CTGACCCTGGGCACTGGGGAGGAGCACCAGGACATGCTCTCCCAGTCAGCCAAGTCCCTCCGGCAGCGGCGGTGTAGCCTCTGCCTACTGCAG cagccaatgagagccAAGCACTGCCAAACCTGTAAGCACTGCGTCCGTCGCTATGACCACCACTGCCCCTGGATAGAGAACTGTGTGGGAGAGCGGAACCACCGCTGGTTTGTCCTGTACCTGGGGGTGCAGCTGCTGGCCCTGATTTGGGGGCTCTTCATAGCCTG gTCTGGGTTTAGCCCCGCCCCTACCTGGGACCTCTGGCTGCGTGGCAATGGGCTCCTATTGGCTGCTGCCTCCATTATGGGCGTGGTCTCGGTAGTGGTGGTCCTGCTGCTCGGTTCGCACCTGTACTTGATCTCCCATAATGCCACCACTTGGGAGTTCATGTCCCGCCCGCGAATCTCGTACCTGCGCCACTGTGGGGCGGACCAGAACCCCTTCGATCGCGGGGCCCCTGCCAACCTCTGGAGCTTCTTTTGCGTTTGGGGGATCGTGTCCTGGGAACAGATGTATTTCAGAGAGCCCAACGACCATGCCTAG
- the LOC135239830 gene encoding palmitoyltransferase ZDHHC12-B-like isoform X2 produces the protein MFKNVFGSGFLVRTAHVILTWVTTLILFLHDTDLRKQEETGELAQPVLFVTLVLLSVLLYFAVSLMDPGFVLADDDDGEAKLTLGTGEEHQDMLSQSAKSLRQRRCSLCLLQPMRAKHCQTCKHCVRRYDHHCPWIENCVGERNHRWFVLYLGVQLLALIWGLFIAWSGFSPAPTWDLWLRGNGLLLAAASIMGVVSVVVVLLLGSHLYLISHNATTWEFMSRPRISYLRHCGADQNPFDRGAPANLWSFFCVWGIVSWEQMYFREPNDHA, from the exons ATGTTTAAGAATGTGTTCGGGTCCGGGTTCCTTGTGAGGACCGCACATGTTATCTTGACATGGGTGACAACACTGATACTCTTCCTTCACGACACGG ACTTGCGGAAGCAGGAGGAGACGGGCGAGCTGGCGCAGCCGGTGCTGTTCGTGACGCTGGTTCTGTTGTCGGTGCTGCTCTACTTCGCCGTCTCGCTTATGGACCCCGGCTTCGTGCTGGCCGACGATGACGATGGTGAGGCTAAG CTGACCCTGGGCACTGGGGAGGAGCACCAGGACATGCTCTCCCAGTCAGCCAAGTCCCTCCGGCAGCGGCGGTGTAGCCTCTGCCTACTGCAG ccaatgagagccAAGCACTGCCAAACCTGTAAGCACTGCGTCCGTCGCTATGACCACCACTGCCCCTGGATAGAGAACTGTGTGGGAGAGCGGAACCACCGCTGGTTTGTCCTGTACCTGGGGGTGCAGCTGCTGGCCCTGATTTGGGGGCTCTTCATAGCCTG gTCTGGGTTTAGCCCCGCCCCTACCTGGGACCTCTGGCTGCGTGGCAATGGGCTCCTATTGGCTGCTGCCTCCATTATGGGCGTGGTCTCGGTAGTGGTGGTCCTGCTGCTCGGTTCGCACCTGTACTTGATCTCCCATAATGCCACCACTTGGGAGTTCATGTCCCGCCCGCGAATCTCGTACCTGCGCCACTGTGGGGCGGACCAGAACCCCTTCGATCGCGGGGCCCCTGCCAACCTCTGGAGCTTCTTTTGCGTTTGGGGGATCGTGTCCTGGGAACAGATGTATTTCAGAGAGCCCAACGACCATGCCTAG
- the LOC135239830 gene encoding palmitoyltransferase ZDHHC12-B-like isoform X3: protein MGDNTDTLPSRHGCPLCLCVVTDLRKQEETGELAQPVLFVTLVLLSVLLYFAVSLMDPGFVLADDDDGEAKLTLGTGEEHQDMLSQSAKSLRQRRCSLCLLQQPMRAKHCQTCKHCVRRYDHHCPWIENCVGERNHRWFVLYLGVQLLALIWGLFIAWSGFSPAPTWDLWLRGNGLLLAAASIMGVVSVVVVLLLGSHLYLISHNATTWEFMSRPRISYLRHCGADQNPFDRGAPANLWSFFCVWGIVSWEQMYFREPNDHA, encoded by the exons ATGGGTGACAACACTGATACTCTTCCTTCACGACACGG GTGccccttgtgtttgtgtgtcgtgACAGACTTGCGGAAGCAGGAGGAGACGGGCGAGCTGGCGCAGCCGGTGCTGTTCGTGACGCTGGTTCTGTTGTCGGTGCTGCTCTACTTCGCCGTCTCGCTTATGGACCCCGGCTTCGTGCTGGCCGACGATGACGATGGTGAGGCTAAG CTGACCCTGGGCACTGGGGAGGAGCACCAGGACATGCTCTCCCAGTCAGCCAAGTCCCTCCGGCAGCGGCGGTGTAGCCTCTGCCTACTGCAG cagccaatgagagccAAGCACTGCCAAACCTGTAAGCACTGCGTCCGTCGCTATGACCACCACTGCCCCTGGATAGAGAACTGTGTGGGAGAGCGGAACCACCGCTGGTTTGTCCTGTACCTGGGGGTGCAGCTGCTGGCCCTGATTTGGGGGCTCTTCATAGCCTG gTCTGGGTTTAGCCCCGCCCCTACCTGGGACCTCTGGCTGCGTGGCAATGGGCTCCTATTGGCTGCTGCCTCCATTATGGGCGTGGTCTCGGTAGTGGTGGTCCTGCTGCTCGGTTCGCACCTGTACTTGATCTCCCATAATGCCACCACTTGGGAGTTCATGTCCCGCCCGCGAATCTCGTACCTGCGCCACTGTGGGGCGGACCAGAACCCCTTCGATCGCGGGGCCCCTGCCAACCTCTGGAGCTTCTTTTGCGTTTGGGGGATCGTGTCCTGGGAACAGATGTATTTCAGAGAGCCCAACGACCATGCCTAG
- the uap1l1 gene encoding UDP-N-acetylhexosamine pyrophosphorylase-like protein 1 isoform X2, producing MITFEEAKTRLEVVGQSHLLRFWPELSEEEKSRFLGELSELNIKELEDHCRGATKAAFGQQTSLQDGLHREMEPVPPEFIGGVKRSDKNTLDEWENEGILQISRNKVAVLLLAGGQGTRLGVPYPKGMYSVGLPSKKTLYQIQAERIRKVQELAAGKHGSKCTVPWYIMTSEFTLDPTEKFFRENHHFGLDPGNVVMFEQRMVPAVGFDGKLLLEQKGKIAMAPDGNGGLYRALVDNQVLEDMEKRGVEYLHVYCVDNILVKMADPVFIGFCVRKGADCGAKVVEKAYPEEPVGVVCQVGGVYQVVEYSEVLPETAKLRGAAGELVYSAGNICNHFFTRDFLRSVTQHFQGELKQHVALKKVPFMDEEGNLVKPSKPNGIKMEKYVFDVFQFSKKFVVFEVPREEEFSPLKNADGAALDTPTTARRSLLAQHYRWALAAGATFLGHQGAPLPPEPWTSQDEDPPAVCEISPLVSYFGEGLEQLLKDKAITCPFILDEVEAEKLLKN from the exons ATGATAACGTTCGAAGAAGCAAAGACTCGATTGGAAGTCGTCGGTCAGTCCCACCTTCTCAGGTTTTGGCCTGAATTAAGCGAGGAGGAGAAAAGCAGGTTTCTGGGCGAATTGTCAGAGTTAAACATTAAGGAATTGGAGGATCACTGCCGAGGCGCCACCAAAGCAGCTTTCGGCCAACAAACGAGTCTCCAGGATGGACTGCACCGGGAGATGGAGCCCGTTCCGCCGGAGTTCATTGGCGGCGTTAAGAGGAGCGACAAAAATACTCTGGATGAATGGGAAAACGAAG GTATTTTGCAGATTTCTCGGAACAAGGTGGCTGTGTTGCTTCTGGCCGGTGGTCAGGGCACTCGGCTCGGTGTGCCGTACCCGAAGGGGATGTATAGCGTGGGCCTGCCGAGCAAAAAGACCCTGTACCAGATCCAGGCCGAGCGCATCCGGAAGGTTCAGGAGCTGGCGGCTGGGAAACACGGTTCAAAGTGCACAGTGCCATG GTACATAATGACCAGCGAATTCACCCTGGACCCCACAGAGAAGTTCTTCAGGGAGAACCACCATTTTGGCCTGGACCCGGGCAATGTGGTGATGTTTGAGCAGAGGATGGTCCCGGCCGTGGGGTTTGACGGAAAGCTGCTTCTGGAGCAGAAGGGAAAGATCGCCATGGCGCCAG ATGGAAATGGAGGTCTCTACCGTGCGCTGGTGGATAACCAGGTCCTGGAGGACATGGAGAAGAGGGGGGTGGAGTATCTGCATGTGTACTGCGTCGACAACATCCTGGTCAAAATGGCCGACCCCGTCTTCATTGGCTTCTGTGTGAGGAAAGGAGCAGACTGTGGTgccaag gttGTGGAAAAGGCGTATCCGGAGGAGCCAGTGGGTGTTGTTTGCCAAGTGGGTGGGGTGTACCAGGTGGTGGAGTACAGCGAAGTCCTTCCAGAAACGGCCAAACTGCGCGGCGCGGCCGGCGAGTTGGTCTACAGCGCTGGAAACATCTGCAACCACTTCTTCACCCGGGACTTCCTGAGGAGCGTCACACA GCACTTTCAGGGGGAGCTGAAGCAGCATGTGGCGCTGAAGAAGGTTCCCTTCATGGATGAAGAAGGAAACCTGGTGAAACCCAGCAAACCCAATGGAATCAAGATGGAGAAATACGTCTTTGACGTATTCCAATTCTCCAA gaagtTTGTGGTCTTTGAGGTTCCACGCGAGGAGGAATTTTCACCCCTGAAGAACGCGGATGGGGCAGCCCTGGATACACCCACCACTGCGAGGCGCTCCCTCCTGGCCCAGCATTACCGCTGGGCACTGGCCGCCGGAGCCACCTTCCtgggccaccagggggcgccctTACCCCCTGAACCCTG GACTTCTCAGGATGAAGACCCACCTGCGGTCTGTGAGATCTCTCCACTCGTCTCCTACTTTGGCgag GGACTGGAACAGCTGCTGAAAGACAAGGCGATCACTTGTCCCTTCATCCTGGATGAGGTGGAAGCAGAAAAACTCCTGAAAAATTAG
- the uap1l1 gene encoding UDP-N-acetylhexosamine pyrophosphorylase-like protein 1 isoform X1, whose amino-acid sequence MITFEEAKTRLEVVGQSHLLRFWPELSEEEKSRFLGELSELNIKELEDHCRGATKAAFGQQTSLQDGLHREMEPVPPEFIGGVKRSDKNTLDEWENEGILQISRNKVAVLLLAGGQGTRLGVPYPKGMYSVGLPSKKTLYQIQAERIRKVQELAAGKHGSKCTVPWYIMTSEFTLDPTEKFFRENHHFGLDPGNVVMFEQRMVPAVGFDGKLLLEQKGKIAMAPDGNGGLYRALVDNQVLEDMEKRGVEYLHVYCVDNILVKMADPVFIGFCVRKGADCGAKVVEKAYPEEPVGVVCQVGGVYQVVEYSEVLPETAKLRGAAGELVYSAGNICNHFFTRDFLRSVTQHFQGELKQHVALKKVPFMDEEGNLVKPSKPNGIKMEKYVFDVFQFSKKFVVFEVPREEEFSPLKNADGAALDTPTTARRSLLAQHYRWALAAGATFLGHQGAPLPPEPCRTSQDEDPPAVCEISPLVSYFGEGLEQLLKDKAITCPFILDEVEAEKLLKN is encoded by the exons ATGATAACGTTCGAAGAAGCAAAGACTCGATTGGAAGTCGTCGGTCAGTCCCACCTTCTCAGGTTTTGGCCTGAATTAAGCGAGGAGGAGAAAAGCAGGTTTCTGGGCGAATTGTCAGAGTTAAACATTAAGGAATTGGAGGATCACTGCCGAGGCGCCACCAAAGCAGCTTTCGGCCAACAAACGAGTCTCCAGGATGGACTGCACCGGGAGATGGAGCCCGTTCCGCCGGAGTTCATTGGCGGCGTTAAGAGGAGCGACAAAAATACTCTGGATGAATGGGAAAACGAAG GTATTTTGCAGATTTCTCGGAACAAGGTGGCTGTGTTGCTTCTGGCCGGTGGTCAGGGCACTCGGCTCGGTGTGCCGTACCCGAAGGGGATGTATAGCGTGGGCCTGCCGAGCAAAAAGACCCTGTACCAGATCCAGGCCGAGCGCATCCGGAAGGTTCAGGAGCTGGCGGCTGGGAAACACGGTTCAAAGTGCACAGTGCCATG GTACATAATGACCAGCGAATTCACCCTGGACCCCACAGAGAAGTTCTTCAGGGAGAACCACCATTTTGGCCTGGACCCGGGCAATGTGGTGATGTTTGAGCAGAGGATGGTCCCGGCCGTGGGGTTTGACGGAAAGCTGCTTCTGGAGCAGAAGGGAAAGATCGCCATGGCGCCAG ATGGAAATGGAGGTCTCTACCGTGCGCTGGTGGATAACCAGGTCCTGGAGGACATGGAGAAGAGGGGGGTGGAGTATCTGCATGTGTACTGCGTCGACAACATCCTGGTCAAAATGGCCGACCCCGTCTTCATTGGCTTCTGTGTGAGGAAAGGAGCAGACTGTGGTgccaag gttGTGGAAAAGGCGTATCCGGAGGAGCCAGTGGGTGTTGTTTGCCAAGTGGGTGGGGTGTACCAGGTGGTGGAGTACAGCGAAGTCCTTCCAGAAACGGCCAAACTGCGCGGCGCGGCCGGCGAGTTGGTCTACAGCGCTGGAAACATCTGCAACCACTTCTTCACCCGGGACTTCCTGAGGAGCGTCACACA GCACTTTCAGGGGGAGCTGAAGCAGCATGTGGCGCTGAAGAAGGTTCCCTTCATGGATGAAGAAGGAAACCTGGTGAAACCCAGCAAACCCAATGGAATCAAGATGGAGAAATACGTCTTTGACGTATTCCAATTCTCCAA gaagtTTGTGGTCTTTGAGGTTCCACGCGAGGAGGAATTTTCACCCCTGAAGAACGCGGATGGGGCAGCCCTGGATACACCCACCACTGCGAGGCGCTCCCTCCTGGCCCAGCATTACCGCTGGGCACTGGCCGCCGGAGCCACCTTCCtgggccaccagggggcgccctTACCCCCTGAACCCTG CAGGACTTCTCAGGATGAAGACCCACCTGCGGTCTGTGAGATCTCTCCACTCGTCTCCTACTTTGGCgag GGACTGGAACAGCTGCTGAAAGACAAGGCGATCACTTGTCCCTTCATCCTGGATGAGGTGGAAGCAGAAAAACTCCTGAAAAATTAG